One Sphingobium sp. CAP-1 genomic region harbors:
- the nuoK gene encoding NADH-quinone oxidoreductase subunit NuoK translates to MVVSAILFVMGVLGIFINRKNVIIILMAIELILLSVNINLVAFSAFLGDLVGQVFSMFVLTVAAGEAAIGLAILVIYFRGRGTIAVDDVNRMKG, encoded by the coding sequence ATGGTGGTCAGCGCCATCCTCTTCGTGATGGGGGTGCTGGGCATCTTCATCAACCGCAAGAATGTCATCATCATCCTGATGGCGATCGAACTGATCCTCCTCAGCGTGAACATCAACCTCGTCGCTTTCAGCGCCTTTCTGGGCGATCTGGTAGGCCAGGTATTCTCGATGTTCGTGCTGACCGTCGCGGCGGGTGAAGCGGCCATCGGCCTCGCCATCCTCGTCATTTACTTCCGTGGTCGCGGCACCATCGCCGTCGACGATGTCAACCGGATGAAGGGCTGA
- a CDS encoding NADH-quinone oxidoreductase subunit J, whose product MIHVIAFYLFAILVVSSGALTILSRNPVHSVLWLILAFFNAAGLMVLLGAEFIAMLLVIVYVGAVAVLFLFVVMMLDIDFAELRAGFVSYLPFGLLIALVLLAEIILGIGLWSAGPIELAQRAAPANPELTNIQAIGAILYTRYIFLFEAAGIVLLVAMIGAIVLTHRARGGVKGQNIARQNRRRPQDAVRNINQPVGQGVEL is encoded by the coding sequence GTGATCCACGTAATCGCCTTCTACCTGTTCGCCATTCTGGTGGTGAGCAGCGGCGCGCTCACGATATTGTCGCGCAACCCGGTCCATTCGGTCCTCTGGCTGATCCTGGCCTTTTTCAACGCGGCGGGCCTGATGGTTCTGCTCGGCGCCGAATTTATCGCGATGCTGCTTGTCATCGTCTATGTCGGCGCGGTCGCGGTGCTGTTCCTGTTCGTCGTCATGATGCTCGACATCGACTTCGCCGAACTGCGCGCCGGTTTTGTCAGCTACCTGCCCTTCGGCCTGCTGATCGCGCTGGTGCTGCTGGCGGAAATCATCCTGGGCATCGGCCTGTGGAGCGCCGGCCCGATCGAACTGGCGCAGCGCGCCGCGCCGGCCAACCCGGAACTGACCAACATCCAGGCGATCGGTGCGATCCTCTACACCCGCTACATCTTCCTGTTCGAAGCGGCGGGCATCGTCCTGCTGGTCGCCATGATCGGTGCGATCGTCCTGACGCATCGTGCCCGTGGCGGTGTGAAGGGCCAGAATATCGCCCGGCAGAACCGCCGTCGTCCGCAGGATGCGGTCCGCAATATCAATCAGCCCGTGGGGCAGGGGGTGGAGCTGTGA
- the nuoI gene encoding NADH-quinone oxidoreductase subunit NuoI, which yields MSLGYYIKSFTLWEFVKAHWLTLKYFFKPKATINYPYEKNPISPRFRGEHALRRYPNGEERCIACKLCEAICPAQAITIEAQPREDGSRRTTRYDIDMTKCIYCGFCQEACPVDAVVEGPNFEFATETREELIYDKAKLLENGDKWERAIAANLAADAPYR from the coding sequence ATGAGCCTCGGTTACTACATCAAAAGCTTCACCCTCTGGGAGTTTGTGAAGGCGCACTGGCTGACCTTGAAATATTTTTTCAAGCCCAAGGCGACGATCAACTACCCCTATGAAAAGAACCCGATTTCGCCGCGGTTCCGGGGTGAACATGCGCTGCGTCGCTATCCCAACGGGGAAGAACGCTGCATCGCGTGCAAGCTGTGCGAGGCCATTTGTCCGGCGCAGGCGATCACCATCGAGGCGCAGCCGCGCGAAGATGGCAGCCGCCGCACCACGCGCTACGACATCGACATGACCAAGTGCATCTATTGCGGCTTCTGTCAGGAAGCCTGCCCGGTGGATGCGGTCGTGGAAGGCCCGAACTTCGAGTTCGCGACCGAAACCCGTGAGGAGCTGATCTACGACAAGGCCAAGCTCCTGGAAAATGGCGACAAGTGGGAGCGAGCCATCGCTGCCAATCTTGCCGCCGATGCACCCTATCGTTAA
- the nuoH gene encoding NADH-quinone oxidoreductase subunit NuoH, with translation MTAFFQNLGLPFEGAWLLSTIIGILVIALPLMLAVAMAIYVDRKIWAAMALRRGPNVVGPLGLLQSFADGLKVFLQETIVPSAANKTLFLIAPIITFTVALMAWAVIPFQAGVVLANINVGLLYILAISSLGVYGVVLSGWASNSKYPFYSAIRASAQMISYEVSIGFILITVVLWAGSFNLTAIVESQKGYYGLLNGNFANPLLFPMAIMFLISAMAETARAPFDLTEAESELVAGYQTEYSSMAFALFWLGEYGNVILMCALNAILFWGGYLPPLDWAPLYAVPGIIWLFAKIFFFFFVFSWVKATVPRYRYDQLMRLGWKIFLPTSLLFVFLVSGFLMLTRYGGAQ, from the coding sequence GTGACCGCATTCTTCCAAAATCTCGGCCTGCCTTTTGAAGGGGCGTGGCTGCTTTCCACGATCATCGGCATTTTGGTGATCGCGCTGCCGCTGATGCTGGCCGTGGCGATGGCAATCTATGTCGACCGCAAGATCTGGGCGGCGATGGCGCTGCGCCGTGGTCCCAACGTCGTCGGCCCGCTGGGCCTGCTTCAGTCCTTCGCGGACGGCCTGAAGGTATTCCTTCAGGAAACCATCGTGCCGTCGGCAGCGAACAAGACCCTGTTCCTGATCGCGCCGATCATCACCTTCACGGTGGCGCTGATGGCCTGGGCGGTGATCCCGTTCCAGGCGGGCGTGGTGCTGGCCAACATCAATGTCGGCCTGCTCTACATCCTCGCGATCAGTTCGCTGGGCGTCTATGGCGTGGTGCTGTCGGGCTGGGCGTCCAACTCCAAATATCCCTTCTATTCGGCGATCCGCGCCAGCGCGCAGATGATCAGCTATGAAGTCTCGATCGGTTTCATCCTGATCACCGTCGTCCTGTGGGCGGGTAGCTTCAACCTGACGGCGATCGTGGAAAGCCAGAAGGGCTATTATGGCCTGCTGAACGGCAATTTCGCGAACCCGCTGCTGTTCCCGATGGCGATCATGTTCCTGATTTCGGCCATGGCGGAAACGGCGCGCGCGCCGTTCGACCTGACCGAAGCGGAATCGGAGCTGGTCGCGGGCTACCAAACCGAATATTCGTCCATGGCCTTCGCGCTGTTCTGGCTCGGCGAATATGGCAACGTCATCCTGATGTGCGCGCTGAACGCGATCCTGTTCTGGGGCGGCTATCTGCCGCCGCTCGACTGGGCGCCGCTCTATGCCGTGCCGGGCATAATCTGGCTGTTCGCCAAGATCTTCTTCTTCTTCTTCGTCTTTTCCTGGGTGAAGGCGACGGTGCCCCGCTACCGTTATGACCAGTTGATGCGGCTGGGCTGGAAAATCTTCCTGCCGACCTCGCTGTTGTTCGTATTCCTGGTTTCGGGCTTCCTCATGCTGACGCGCTATGGAGGCGCACAATGA
- the nuoG gene encoding NADH-quinone oxidoreductase subunit NuoG, with the protein MPKVKVDGVELEVPAGATVLQACEQAGKEIPRFCYHERLSIAGNCRMCLVEVKPGPPKPQASCALPAAEGQEIRTDSEMVKKAREGVMEFLLINHPLDCPICDQGGECDLQDQSVAYGRGSSRYDENKRAVTEKYMGPIVKTVMTRCIQCTRCVRFAEEVAGVPEIGAIYRGENMQITTYLEHAAKSELSGNVVDLCPVGALTAKPYAFEARPWELKKTHAIDVMDAVGTNIRLDSRGRQVLRAVPRINDDVNEEWASDKTRHNVDGLVRKRLDQPFVRKDGKLVPATWAEAFAAVAAVQHGGSVAAIAGDLLDCETMFAGKALVEKLGGTMLEGRQTGLSYDVSSLSSVVFNTPLADLETADVILLVGTNLRWEAPLVNTRIRKAIKKGAKVFVVGPEFDLTYKVEWLGNDAALLGKLPEAVVEAFKGAARPAMIVGGGVLAKDGAHGDTLALVDTLGLVKDAASTGSGQGWNGYNVLHFAAARMGGLMLGYATQGGIKAVAQAAPKLLFSLGADEVDYSAFGSSFKVYVGHHGDKGAHAADVILPGASYAEKAGTYVNLEGRVQFGEKAVFAPGDAREDWSILRALSEALGAKLPFDSFDALRAEMVKAVPALGVEGLADYGWSVPSLPTGATGELASPIKDFYLTNAICRASPTMQQCSAELIHGESFAEAAE; encoded by the coding sequence ATGCCGAAGGTCAAAGTAGACGGCGTAGAACTGGAAGTCCCGGCCGGGGCGACGGTTCTTCAGGCTTGCGAGCAGGCGGGGAAGGAAATCCCCCGTTTCTGCTATCATGAGCGCCTTTCCATCGCCGGCAATTGCCGCATGTGCCTGGTCGAGGTGAAGCCCGGACCGCCCAAGCCGCAGGCAAGCTGCGCGCTGCCGGCCGCCGAAGGCCAGGAAATCCGCACCGACAGCGAAATGGTCAAGAAGGCCCGCGAAGGGGTGATGGAGTTTCTGCTCATCAATCACCCGCTCGATTGCCCGATTTGCGACCAGGGTGGCGAGTGCGATCTTCAGGACCAGTCGGTCGCCTATGGCCGCGGTTCGTCGCGCTATGACGAAAACAAGCGCGCCGTGACCGAGAAATATATGGGTCCGATCGTCAAGACGGTCATGACCCGCTGCATTCAATGCACGCGCTGCGTGCGTTTTGCCGAGGAAGTCGCGGGCGTGCCGGAAATCGGCGCCATCTATCGCGGCGAAAATATGCAGATCACCACCTATCTCGAACATGCCGCCAAGAGCGAGCTGTCGGGCAATGTGGTCGACCTGTGCCCGGTCGGTGCGCTGACCGCCAAGCCCTACGCCTTCGAAGCGCGTCCTTGGGAACTCAAAAAGACCCATGCGATCGACGTGATGGATGCGGTCGGCACCAACATCCGCCTCGACAGCCGTGGCCGTCAGGTGCTGCGCGCCGTGCCGCGCATCAATGATGACGTGAACGAGGAGTGGGCGAGCGACAAGACCCGGCACAATGTCGACGGTCTGGTCCGCAAGCGGCTCGATCAGCCGTTCGTGCGCAAGGACGGCAAGCTGGTCCCGGCGACCTGGGCGGAAGCCTTCGCCGCCGTCGCAGCGGTGCAGCATGGCGGCAGCGTCGCGGCGATCGCGGGCGACCTGCTCGACTGCGAAACCATGTTCGCGGGCAAGGCGCTGGTCGAAAAGCTGGGCGGCACCATGCTGGAAGGCCGCCAGACCGGCTTGTCCTACGACGTGTCGAGCCTGTCGTCGGTGGTGTTCAACACGCCGCTCGCGGACCTCGAAACCGCCGATGTCATCCTGCTGGTCGGCACCAACCTGCGCTGGGAAGCGCCGCTGGTGAACACCCGCATTCGCAAGGCGATCAAGAAGGGCGCGAAGGTCTTTGTCGTCGGTCCCGAATTTGATCTGACCTACAAGGTCGAATGGCTCGGCAATGACGCCGCACTGCTGGGCAAGCTGCCCGAAGCGGTGGTCGAAGCCTTCAAGGGCGCTGCCCGTCCCGCGATGATCGTCGGCGGCGGCGTGCTGGCCAAGGATGGCGCGCATGGCGACACGCTGGCGCTGGTCGACACGCTCGGCCTCGTGAAAGACGCCGCTTCGACAGGCTCAGGACAGGGCTGGAACGGTTACAACGTCCTGCACTTCGCGGCGGCCCGCATGGGCGGCCTGATGCTGGGCTATGCGACGCAAGGCGGCATCAAGGCGGTGGCGCAGGCCGCGCCGAAGCTGCTCTTCTCGCTGGGCGCGGACGAGGTCGACTATTCGGCCTTTGGCAGCAGCTTCAAAGTCTATGTCGGCCATCATGGCGACAAGGGCGCCCATGCGGCGGACGTGATCCTGCCGGGCGCAAGCTATGCCGAAAAGGCGGGCACGTACGTCAACCTGGAAGGCCGCGTGCAGTTCGGCGAGAAGGCCGTGTTCGCGCCGGGCGACGCCCGCGAGGACTGGTCGATCCTGCGCGCTTTGTCGGAAGCGCTGGGCGCCAAGCTGCCCTTCGACAGTTTCGACGCGTTGCGCGCCGAGATGGTCAAGGCGGTTCCGGCGCTGGGCGTCGAGGGTCTGGCCGATTATGGCTGGTCGGTCCCGTCTCTGCCGACCGGCGCGACCGGCGAACTGGCTTCGCCGATCAAGGATTTCTACCTGACCAACGCCATCTGCCGCGCCAGCCCGACGATGCAGCAATGTTCGGCCGAACTGATCCATGGTGAGAGCTTCGCGGAGGCCGCAGAGTGA
- the nuoF gene encoding NADH-quinone oxidoreductase subunit NuoF, which yields MTDAPAPAPFVGPLADKDRIFTNVHGYQDWGIDAAMKRGDWDNTKKLMEIGQDAIIDTIKASNLRGRGGAGFPTGMKWSFMPKESKDGRPSFLVINADESEPGSCKDREIIRHDPHKLIEGALIAGFAMRARAAYIYIRGEFIYEAKVLFAAVEQAYEKGFLGKNACGSGYDFDVFVHRGAGAYICGEETAQIESIEGKKGQPRLKPPFPAGAGLYGCPTTVNNVESIAVSPTILRRGAAWFNGFGRENNRGTKLFQISGHVNKPCVVEESMSIPFRELIDRHCGGIRGGWDNLLAVIPGGSSVPLVPAKEIMDAPMDFDGLRALGSGLGTAAVIVMDKSTDIVRAISRLSYFYKHESCGQCTPCREGTGWMWRVMERLRTGDADQSEIDMLFNVTKQVEGHTICALGDAAAWPIQGLIRHFRPEIERRITENKGSAPVMEAAE from the coding sequence ATGACCGACGCACCCGCACCCGCGCCTTTCGTCGGCCCGCTGGCCGATAAGGACCGCATCTTCACCAACGTCCACGGCTATCAGGATTGGGGCATCGACGCCGCCATGAAGCGCGGCGATTGGGACAATACCAAGAAGCTGATGGAAATCGGCCAGGACGCGATCATCGACACCATCAAGGCGTCGAACCTGCGCGGCCGTGGCGGCGCAGGCTTCCCGACCGGCATGAAGTGGAGCTTCATGCCCAAGGAAAGCAAGGACGGCCGTCCCAGCTTCCTCGTCATCAACGCCGATGAATCCGAACCGGGCTCCTGCAAGGACCGCGAAATCATCCGTCACGATCCGCACAAGCTGATCGAAGGCGCACTGATCGCCGGTTTCGCGATGCGCGCGCGCGCCGCCTATATCTACATCCGCGGCGAGTTCATCTATGAGGCGAAGGTTCTCTTCGCCGCCGTCGAGCAGGCCTATGAAAAGGGCTTCCTCGGCAAAAATGCCTGCGGGTCGGGCTATGATTTCGACGTGTTCGTCCATCGCGGCGCAGGCGCTTACATCTGCGGCGAGGAAACCGCGCAGATCGAAAGCATTGAGGGCAAGAAGGGCCAGCCCCGTTTGAAGCCGCCTTTCCCCGCGGGCGCAGGCCTCTATGGCTGCCCGACGACCGTGAACAATGTGGAATCGATCGCGGTCAGCCCGACGATCCTGCGGCGCGGCGCGGCCTGGTTCAACGGCTTCGGCCGTGAAAATAACCGTGGCACCAAGCTGTTCCAGATCAGCGGCCATGTGAACAAGCCCTGCGTGGTCGAGGAATCGATGTCGATCCCGTTCCGCGAACTGATCGACCGCCATTGCGGCGGCATCCGTGGCGGCTGGGACAATCTGCTGGCGGTGATCCCCGGCGGGTCGTCGGTGCCGCTGGTCCCCGCCAAGGAGATCATGGACGCGCCGATGGACTTTGACGGCCTGCGCGCGCTCGGCTCCGGCCTCGGCACCGCCGCCGTCATCGTCATGGACAAGTCGACCGACATCGTCCGCGCCATTTCGCGTCTCTCCTACTTCTACAAGCATGAGAGCTGTGGCCAATGCACGCCGTGCCGCGAAGGCACCGGCTGGATGTGGCGGGTGATGGAGCGGCTGCGCACCGGCGACGCCGACCAGAGCGAAATCGACATGCTGTTCAATGTGACCAAGCAGGTCGAAGGCCATACCATCTGCGCGCTCGGCGACGCGGCGGCATGGCCGATCCAGGGCTTGATCCGGCACTTCCGCCCGGAAATCGAGCGCCGGATCACCGAGAACAAGGGTAGCGCCCCCGTCATGGAGGCAGCGGAGTAA
- a CDS encoding complex I 24 kDa subunit family protein has protein sequence MADAVHIPDEAETRARWGAFAWTPENAEQAKKVIARYPAGRQQSAVMPLLDLAQRQVGAETQTNGWLPVPVMEYIGRQLDMPYMRVYEVATFYTMYNLAPVGRYHVQVCGTTPCMLRGSDDVFAACKNKGLVKGGTTPDGLFTLNEVECLGACANAPMVQINDDNYEDLTYDSMSAILETLAAGGQPKIGPQIDRQTSAPEGGPTTLKEMVTDNHDYRGDWA, from the coding sequence ATGGCTGACGCAGTTCATATCCCCGATGAGGCCGAAACCCGTGCGCGCTGGGGCGCGTTCGCGTGGACGCCCGAAAATGCCGAACAGGCCAAGAAGGTCATCGCGCGCTATCCCGCCGGTCGTCAGCAGTCGGCGGTGATGCCGCTGCTTGACCTCGCCCAGCGTCAGGTCGGCGCCGAAACGCAGACCAATGGCTGGCTGCCGGTGCCGGTGATGGAATATATCGGGCGTCAGCTCGATATGCCGTACATGCGCGTCTATGAAGTCGCGACCTTCTACACCATGTACAATCTCGCGCCGGTCGGCCGCTATCATGTGCAGGTGTGCGGCACGACGCCGTGCATGTTGCGCGGCTCGGACGATGTGTTCGCGGCCTGCAAGAATAAGGGGCTGGTCAAGGGCGGCACGACCCCCGACGGCCTGTTCACGCTCAATGAAGTCGAATGCCTTGGCGCTTGCGCCAACGCGCCGATGGTCCAGATCAACGACGATAATTACGAAGATCTGACCTATGACAGCATGAGCGCCATTCTTGAGACGCTGGCCGCCGGCGGCCAGCCGAAGATCGGCCCGCAGATCGACCGCCAGACCAGCGCGCCCGAAGGCGGCCCGACCACGCTCAAGGAAATGGTCACGGACAATCACGACTATCGGGGGGATTGGGCATGA
- a CDS encoding NADH-quinone oxidoreductase subunit D, with the protein MSDYLEKLDHKVDAADPAYGDTEIQNYTINFGPQHPAAHGVLRLVMELDGEIVERCDPHVGLLHRGTEKLIEYKTYLQALPYFDRLDYCSPLGMEHSYVLAVEKLLNLEVPLRAQYLRVFFAELTRICNHMLNLGSHVMDVGAMTPNLWLFEIREDCLNFFERASGARMHSAYFRPGGVHQDVPLKLLTDIAEWLDTRLPRLFEDAMSLVVDNRIFKQRNVDIAVVSKEDALKWGFSGPMLRGSGIAWDIRKAQPYDVYDRMDFDVPVGTQYDCYDRFMVRVEEVRQSARIMKQCLNEMPEGPIASFDRKVSPPKRGEMKRDMEALIHHFKLYTEGFHVPAGEVYVATESPKGEFGVYLVSDGSNKPYRCKIRPTAFSHLQAMDFMMKGHMLADTTAVLGAMDIVFGECDR; encoded by the coding sequence ATGTCCGACTATCTCGAAAAGCTGGATCATAAGGTCGACGCCGCCGATCCGGCCTATGGCGACACCGAAATCCAGAACTACACGATCAACTTCGGCCCGCAGCATCCGGCGGCGCATGGCGTGCTGCGTCTGGTCATGGAACTGGACGGCGAAATCGTCGAGCGCTGCGACCCGCATGTCGGCCTGCTCCATCGCGGCACCGAAAAGCTGATCGAATATAAGACCTATTTGCAGGCGCTGCCCTATTTCGACCGGCTCGACTATTGCTCGCCGCTCGGCATGGAGCATAGCTATGTATTGGCCGTCGAAAAGCTGCTGAACCTGGAAGTGCCGCTGCGCGCGCAATATCTGCGCGTGTTTTTCGCGGAACTGACCCGCATCTGCAATCATATGCTCAACCTCGGCAGCCACGTCATGGACGTTGGCGCGATGACGCCGAACCTGTGGCTGTTCGAAATCCGCGAGGATTGCCTGAACTTCTTCGAGCGTGCATCGGGCGCCCGTATGCACTCGGCCTATTTCCGGCCGGGCGGCGTGCATCAGGATGTGCCGCTGAAGCTGCTGACCGACATCGCCGAATGGCTCGACACCCGCCTGCCGCGCCTGTTCGAGGATGCGATGAGCCTGGTCGTCGACAACCGCATCTTCAAGCAGCGCAATGTCGATATCGCCGTGGTTTCGAAGGAAGATGCGCTGAAATGGGGCTTCTCCGGCCCGATGCTGCGCGGCTCCGGCATCGCCTGGGATATTCGCAAGGCGCAGCCTTACGACGTGTATGACCGCATGGACTTCGACGTTCCGGTCGGCACGCAATATGACTGCTACGACCGGTTCATGGTCCGCGTCGAGGAAGTGCGCCAGTCCGCGCGCATCATGAAACAGTGTCTGAACGAGATGCCCGAAGGGCCGATCGCCAGTTTCGACCGCAAAGTCTCCCCGCCCAAGCGCGGCGAGATGAAGCGTGACATGGAAGCGCTGATCCACCACTTCAAACTCTATACCGAGGGCTTCCACGTCCCGGCGGGTGAAGTCTATGTGGCGACCGAAAGCCCCAAGGGCGAATTCGGCGTCTATCTGGTCAGCGACGGCAGCAACAAGCCCTATCGCTGCAAGATCCGCCCGACCGCCTTCTCGCATCTGCAAGCGATGGACTTCATGATGAAGGGCCACATGCTCGCCGATACAACCGCTGTACTGGGCGCGATGGACATCGTGTTCGGAGAATGTGACCGATAA
- a CDS encoding NuoB/complex I 20 kDa subunit family protein, with protein sequence MGVELTSPMPGTMPPVGTQPDQAFFDSLNSEVNDKGFLITSTEELFQWARTGSLWWMTFGLACCAVEMIHVNMPRYDMERFGAAPRASPRQSDVMIVAGTLCNKMAPALRKVYDQMSNPKYVISMGSCANGGGYYHYSYSVVRGCDRIVPVDIYVPGCPPTAEALLYGIMQLQRKIRRIGTIER encoded by the coding sequence TTGGGAGTAGAACTGACCAGCCCCATGCCCGGCACCATGCCGCCCGTGGGGACGCAGCCCGACCAGGCCTTCTTCGATTCGCTGAACAGCGAAGTGAATGACAAGGGCTTCCTGATCACCTCGACCGAGGAACTGTTCCAGTGGGCGCGCACCGGCTCGCTCTGGTGGATGACCTTCGGCCTCGCTTGCTGCGCGGTGGAGATGATCCACGTCAACATGCCGCGTTACGATATGGAGCGCTTCGGCGCCGCGCCGCGCGCTTCCCCGCGCCAGTCGGACGTGATGATCGTCGCGGGCACGCTGTGCAACAAGATGGCCCCTGCGCTGCGCAAGGTCTATGACCAGATGTCCAACCCGAAATATGTGATTTCGATGGGTAGCTGCGCCAATGGCGGCGGCTATTATCATTACAGCTATTCGGTCGTCCGTGGCTGCGACCGCATCGTGCCGGTCGACATCTATGTGCCGGGTTGCCCGCCGACCGCCGAAGCCTTGCTCTACGGCATCATGCAGTTGCAGCGGAAAATCCGCCGGATCGGGACGATTGAGCGTTAA
- a CDS encoding NADH-quinone oxidoreductase subunit A: MVDLAQYLPILIFLGIAMLLSTAFVFLPMLVGRLTGAHKPDPAKLSEYECGFPAFEEPRSQFDVRFYLVAILFIIFDLEAAFLFPWAVSLDQIGWAGWATMMIFIAELVLGLVYAWKKGALDWE, translated from the coding sequence TTGGTCGATCTCGCCCAATATCTGCCGATCCTGATCTTTCTAGGGATCGCCATGCTGCTCTCCACCGCCTTCGTCTTTTTGCCGATGCTGGTGGGGCGCCTGACCGGGGCGCACAAGCCCGATCCTGCCAAGCTTTCCGAATATGAATGCGGCTTTCCCGCCTTCGAGGAGCCGCGCAGCCAGTTCGACGTGCGCTTCTATCTGGTCGCCATCCTCTTCATCATCTTCGATCTTGAAGCGGCGTTCCTGTTTCCCTGGGCGGTAAGCCTCGACCAGATCGGCTGGGCCGGCTGGGCGACGATGATGATCTTCATAGCGGAGCTGGTGCTCGGCCTCGTCTATGCGTGGAAGAAGGGAGCACTCGATTGGGAGTAG
- a CDS encoding inositol monophosphatase family protein — protein MVSHSGLLTVMERAARKAGSKLRRDFGEVEHLQVSRKGPADFVSKADQQAEKTLVEELQKARPDWGFLLEEGGEIAGDPTKPRWIIDPLDGTTNFLHGIPHFAISIAVEEPLFGGTKREVTTGLIYQPVTDESYWAEKSRGAWRHDQRLRVSARRDLADCVIATGIPFMGHGNMAEWTRIFGAVAPSVAGIRRFGAASLDLAHVASGRYDGYWESGLAPWDVAAGLLLVREAGGFASDFRGGDQPIERKEVIAGNDAIHSKLHKLVAGALR, from the coding sequence ATGGTATCGCATTCCGGCCTCCTCACCGTCATGGAACGCGCCGCGCGCAAGGCGGGCAGCAAGCTTCGCCGCGACTTCGGCGAGGTCGAGCATCTTCAGGTCAGCCGCAAGGGGCCGGCCGACTTCGTGTCCAAGGCCGACCAGCAGGCCGAAAAGACCCTGGTCGAGGAGCTTCAGAAGGCGCGCCCCGACTGGGGCTTCCTGCTGGAGGAAGGCGGCGAGATCGCCGGCGATCCCACCAAGCCGCGCTGGATCATCGATCCGCTCGATGGCACCACCAACTTCCTGCATGGCATCCCGCACTTCGCCATCTCGATTGCGGTCGAAGAACCGCTGTTCGGCGGCACGAAGCGCGAAGTGACCACCGGCCTCATCTACCAGCCCGTGACCGACGAAAGCTATTGGGCGGAAAAGAGCCGGGGCGCCTGGCGCCATGACCAGCGCCTGCGCGTCTCGGCCCGCCGCGACCTCGCCGATTGCGTCATTGCCACCGGCATCCCGTTCATGGGCCATGGCAATATGGCCGAATGGACCCGCATCTTCGGCGCAGTGGCTCCGTCGGTCGCGGGCATTCGCCGCTTCGGTGCGGCCTCGCTTGATCTCGCCCATGTCGCGTCGGGCCGTTATGACGGCTATTGGGAAAGCGGGCTTGCGCCCTGGGACGTTGCCGCCGGTCTGCTGCTGGTACGCGAGGCGGGCGGGTTCGCCAGCGATTTCCGCGGCGGCGACCAGCCGATCGAGCGCAAGGAAGTGATCGCCGGCAATGATGCGATTCACAGCAAGTTGCACAAGCTGGTGGCCGGCGCATTGCGCTAA
- the efp gene encoding elongation factor P has translation MKISGVDIRPGNNIEYEGGLWRAVKIQHTQPGKGGAYMQVELKNLIDGRKNNVRFRSAESVERIRLDTKDFQYLYAEGDMLVFMDQETYEQINLPAELLGDAAAFLQDGMMVVLEMYEERPISVQLPETIEATVVEADAVVKGQTASASYKPAILDNGVRVMVPPHIVSGTRIVVDVYAREYVKRAD, from the coding sequence ATGAAGATCAGCGGCGTGGACATCCGTCCCGGCAATAATATCGAATATGAGGGTGGCCTGTGGCGTGCCGTCAAGATTCAGCACACCCAGCCCGGCAAGGGCGGCGCCTATATGCAGGTGGAACTCAAGAACCTGATCGACGGCCGCAAGAACAACGTCCGCTTCCGTTCGGCCGAGAGCGTCGAGCGCATCCGCCTCGATACCAAGGATTTCCAGTATCTCTATGCCGAAGGCGACATGCTCGTTTTCATGGATCAGGAAACCTATGAACAGATCAACCTGCCGGCTGAACTGCTGGGCGACGCTGCCGCCTTCCTTCAGGACGGCATGATGGTCGTCCTCGAAATGTATGAAGAACGCCCGATCAGCGTCCAGCTTCCTGAAACCATCGAAGCGACGGTCGTGGAGGCCGATGCCGTGGTGAAGGGGCAGACCGCCTCGGCCAGCTACAAGCCCGCGATCCTCGACAATGGCGTGCGCGTCATGGTGCCGCCGCACATTGTCAGTGGCACCCGCATCGTCGTCGATGTCTATGCCCGCGAATATGTGAAGCGGGCCGATTGA